One stretch of Jiangella gansuensis DSM 44835 DNA includes these proteins:
- a CDS encoding M14 family zinc carboxypeptidase has translation MTTPTTSHLVDEALRTLPEADVFPSVDDLVAGLRRVHAAHPDVTSMRRIGTSRLGEPIEEIVIGDADRHAVVFGGVHPNEPIGNITALHLVQNLTEDRDLLDRLGYTWHVIPCIDPDGMRLNEGWFTGPLTREHYGRQFYRPAPDEQVEWTFPFSYKRAYFDRMMPETVALMRLIDDTEPAFMCSLHNGEYGGVYYYLSRPEPELYGALHDIAAAVDLPLDTGEPEAPYVEQYAPAIFGMIRSEDQYDFTEAAGLDPTERLSGASSAAYAAKYGTLTLVTEVPYWTHPDADDTTTLDQTYADVLREQAAGLRETHLQLDRILSAARPELTVRSPFLRSSEAFVPMLAKAAKQSEHRAGQPDAQRPATVGERFGCLDVVHMFRLRWGGTLLRALDGEIAIGNGTPLIREQRAAMESTYRTWAGEAADVTPADPIPYGKLAAVQYASIIVTAAHAAGA, from the coding sequence GTGACAACCCCGACGACGTCCCACCTGGTCGACGAGGCACTGCGCACGCTGCCGGAGGCCGACGTGTTCCCCAGCGTCGACGACCTGGTCGCCGGTCTCCGGCGGGTCCATGCCGCGCACCCGGACGTGACCAGCATGCGCCGCATCGGCACGTCCCGGCTGGGCGAGCCGATCGAGGAGATCGTCATCGGCGACGCCGACCGGCACGCCGTCGTCTTCGGCGGGGTGCACCCGAACGAGCCGATCGGCAACATCACCGCGCTGCACCTGGTCCAGAACCTCACCGAGGACCGCGACCTGCTGGACCGGCTGGGCTACACGTGGCACGTCATCCCGTGCATCGACCCGGACGGGATGCGGCTCAACGAGGGTTGGTTCACCGGTCCGCTGACCCGCGAGCACTACGGCCGGCAGTTCTACCGTCCGGCACCGGACGAGCAGGTCGAGTGGACGTTCCCGTTCAGTTACAAACGTGCCTACTTCGACCGGATGATGCCGGAGACGGTGGCGCTGATGCGGCTCATCGACGACACCGAGCCGGCGTTCATGTGCTCGCTGCACAACGGCGAGTACGGCGGCGTGTACTACTACCTGTCCCGGCCGGAGCCGGAGCTCTACGGCGCCCTGCACGACATCGCCGCGGCGGTCGACCTGCCGCTGGACACCGGCGAGCCCGAGGCGCCGTACGTCGAGCAGTACGCGCCGGCGATCTTCGGGATGATCCGCAGCGAGGACCAGTACGACTTCACCGAGGCCGCCGGCCTGGACCCCACCGAACGGCTGTCCGGGGCGTCCAGCGCCGCGTATGCCGCGAAGTACGGCACGCTCACACTGGTCACCGAGGTGCCGTACTGGACGCACCCGGACGCGGACGACACCACCACGCTCGACCAGACCTACGCCGACGTGTTGCGTGAGCAGGCGGCCGGCCTCCGCGAGACCCACCTCCAGCTCGACCGGATCCTCAGCGCCGCCCGTCCGGAGCTCACGGTCCGCTCCCCGTTCTTGCGCTCGTCCGAGGCGTTCGTGCCGATGCTGGCCAAGGCCGCGAAGCAGAGCGAGCACCGGGCCGGCCAGCCGGACGCGCAACGGCCGGCGACGGTGGGCGAACGGTTCGGCTGCCTCGACGTCGTGCACATGTTCCGGCTGCGCTGGGGCGGGACGTTGCTGCGCGCACTGGACGGCGAGATCGCCATCGGCAACGGCACCCCACTGATCCGGGAGCAGCGCGCGGCCATGGAGTCCACCTACCGGACGTGGGCCGGCGAAGCAGCCGATGTTACCCCCGCGGACCCCATCCCGTACGGCAAGCTGGCCGCCGTGCAGTACGCGTCGATCATCGTCACGGCCGCCCACGCCGCGGGCGCCTGA
- a CDS encoding peptide ABC transporter substrate-binding protein: MRTWQRLSALAVGAALLTVTACGGGSDDSTDTGDGGGTGGTFSVGIDEPDSLIPGRAQGAFDEMHALFSGLVKFGDQSEPQMLHAESIESDDNIVWTITIKPDWTFHNGEPVTAQSYADAWNATAYGPNAWVNNALFAQVVGYDELNPAQGEPTAQTLSGVEVVDDTTLRVTLKAADSQFPYKLGNPGFYPLPTVAFEDFDAFNEAPIGNGPYQMDGTWEHDVQLSVTRYEDYQGPETNADSITFRIYSDTTTAYTDAIGGSVDIVSVPQEKYKQVDSDFADNFVAFEAVRLDWLGFPLWDPRFQDPRIRQAVSMAIDRDAVNEAIFGGLYTPATSLHGPTTIGGGTEGLCGEFCEFDPDAAKQLLAEAGGWEGPMEIWFPGGVGYDQTFEALANQIRQNLGIAEVTLQSQPGFVQFLDALRTQQASGPFRGGWGSLYPSMQNQLTAVFSSSGDGREGAGGYTNAEVDALIAQADGAPTPEEAVELYKQAEEQIMADFPVVPLFYAKYVYAHSDNVSNVIIGFDQIELNDVVVEN; the protein is encoded by the coding sequence ATGCGTACGTGGCAACGGCTCTCAGCACTCGCTGTCGGTGCTGCACTCCTGACCGTCACCGCATGCGGCGGCGGCTCCGACGACAGCACCGACACGGGCGACGGCGGCGGCACCGGCGGGACGTTCTCCGTCGGCATCGACGAGCCGGACTCCCTGATCCCCGGCCGTGCCCAGGGCGCGTTCGACGAGATGCACGCGCTCTTCTCCGGGCTGGTGAAGTTCGGCGACCAGAGCGAGCCGCAGATGCTGCACGCGGAGTCGATCGAGAGCGACGACAACATCGTCTGGACCATCACGATCAAGCCGGACTGGACGTTCCACAACGGCGAGCCGGTGACGGCGCAGAGCTACGCCGACGCGTGGAACGCCACCGCGTACGGCCCCAACGCCTGGGTCAACAACGCCCTGTTCGCGCAGGTGGTCGGGTACGACGAGCTCAACCCCGCGCAGGGTGAGCCGACCGCGCAGACGCTGTCCGGCGTCGAGGTCGTCGACGACACCACGCTGCGGGTCACGCTGAAGGCAGCGGACAGCCAGTTCCCGTACAAGCTGGGCAACCCTGGCTTCTACCCGCTGCCGACGGTGGCGTTCGAGGACTTCGACGCGTTCAACGAGGCGCCCATCGGCAACGGCCCTTACCAGATGGACGGCACCTGGGAGCACGACGTCCAGCTGTCCGTCACCCGGTACGAGGACTACCAGGGGCCGGAGACCAACGCCGACAGCATCACGTTCCGCATCTACAGCGACACCACCACCGCGTACACCGACGCCATCGGCGGGTCGGTCGACATCGTGTCGGTGCCCCAGGAGAAGTACAAGCAGGTCGACTCCGACTTCGCCGACAACTTCGTCGCGTTCGAGGCGGTCCGGCTGGACTGGCTGGGTTTCCCGCTGTGGGACCCGCGCTTCCAGGATCCGCGCATCCGGCAGGCCGTCTCGATGGCCATCGACCGGGACGCGGTGAACGAGGCCATCTTCGGCGGGCTCTACACCCCGGCCACGTCGCTGCACGGGCCGACCACCATCGGCGGCGGCACGGAGGGCCTGTGCGGCGAGTTCTGCGAGTTCGACCCGGACGCCGCGAAGCAGCTGCTGGCCGAGGCCGGCGGCTGGGAGGGCCCGATGGAGATCTGGTTCCCGGGCGGCGTGGGATACGACCAGACCTTCGAGGCGCTGGCGAACCAGATCCGGCAGAACCTCGGCATCGCGGAGGTCACGCTGCAGAGCCAGCCCGGCTTCGTGCAGTTCCTCGACGCGCTGCGGACCCAGCAGGCCTCCGGGCCGTTCCGCGGTGGCTGGGGCTCGCTGTACCCGAGCATGCAGAACCAGCTGACGGCCGTGTTCAGCTCCAGCGGCGACGGCCGTGAGGGCGCCGGCGGCTACACCAACGCCGAGGTCGACGCGCTGATCGCGCAGGCCGACGGGGCGCCGACGCCGGAAGAGGCGGTCGAGCTGTACAAGCAGGCCGAGGAGCAGATCATGGCCGACTTCCCGGTGGTGCCGCTCTTCTACGCCAAGTACGTCTACGCACACAGCGACAACGTGTCCAACGTGATCATCGGTTTCGACCAGATCGAGCTCAACGACGTCGTCGTCGAGAACTGA
- a CDS encoding GbsR/MarR family transcriptional regulator, producing the protein MADDGAKLEFFVEELGLLFEEMGQGRMNGRVLGYLMLSTAPYVSTAELKRELNASAGSISTATRALSEPGFIRKVSVPGSRGHFFRADEDVWGAFLATEHRYFATRRRLATSVLAALEPEDEVIRKRMENMYDYFEWLETYHQKMYADWEAYKLERESAAKREPTAG; encoded by the coding sequence ATGGCAGACGACGGGGCGAAGCTGGAGTTCTTCGTCGAAGAGCTGGGGTTGCTCTTCGAGGAGATGGGCCAAGGACGCATGAACGGCAGAGTCCTCGGCTACCTGATGCTCAGCACGGCACCCTACGTCTCCACCGCCGAGCTCAAGCGGGAGCTCAACGCCAGCGCGGGTTCCATCTCGACCGCCACGCGTGCGCTGTCCGAGCCCGGATTCATCCGGAAGGTGTCCGTGCCCGGCTCACGCGGCCACTTCTTCCGCGCCGACGAAGACGTCTGGGGCGCCTTCCTCGCCACCGAGCACCGGTACTTCGCCACTCGCCGGCGCCTCGCCACGTCTGTCCTGGCCGCGCTGGAGCCGGAGGACGAGGTCATCCGCAAGCGCATGGAGAACATGTACGACTACTTCGAGTGGCTCGAGACGTACCACCAGAAGATGTACGCCGACTGGGAGGCGTACAAGCTCGAGCGCGAGAGCGCCGCGAAGCGCGAGCCCACCGCCGGCTGA
- a CDS encoding PhoH family protein, which produces MAASRNQTRRRTTRPEPARRTYVLDTSVLLADPYAILRFAEHEVVLPIVVITELEAKRHHPELGYFARSALRLLDELRVEHGRLDVPLPVGDDDGTVRVELNHTDPEVLPAGFRLGDNDSRILAVARNLAAEGADVTLVSKDLPMRVKASSVGLHAEEYRAETVIESGWTGMAELEVPGSLLDELYESGSADYEEARELPCHTGLVLHSERGSGLGRMTADKRIRLVRGDREAFGLHGRSAEQRIALDLLLDDEVGIVSLGGRAGTGKSALALCAGLEAVMERRVHKKVVVFRPLYAVGGQDLGYLPGNESEKMNPWAQAVYDTLGALTTQDVIDEVVARGMLEVLPLTHIRGRSLHDAFVIVDEAQSLERNVLLTVLSRVGSNSRVVLTHDVGQRDNLRVGRHDGVVAVAEKLKGHPLFAHVTLTRSERSPIAALVTEMLENMSG; this is translated from the coding sequence GTGGCCGCTTCCAGGAACCAGACCCGTCGTCGCACCACCCGGCCTGAGCCGGCTCGCCGCACCTACGTGCTCGACACGAGCGTGCTGCTGGCCGACCCATACGCGATCTTGCGCTTCGCCGAGCACGAGGTCGTCCTGCCGATCGTGGTGATCACCGAACTCGAGGCCAAGCGCCATCACCCGGAGCTCGGGTACTTCGCCCGCTCCGCGTTGCGCCTGCTCGACGAGCTACGCGTCGAACACGGTCGCCTCGATGTTCCGTTGCCGGTCGGCGACGACGACGGTACGGTCCGCGTCGAGCTCAACCACACCGATCCGGAAGTGTTGCCGGCCGGTTTCCGGCTGGGCGACAACGACTCCCGCATCCTCGCCGTGGCCCGCAACCTGGCCGCCGAGGGCGCCGACGTCACGCTGGTGTCGAAGGACCTGCCGATGCGCGTCAAGGCATCGTCGGTCGGCCTGCACGCCGAGGAGTACCGCGCCGAGACCGTCATCGAGTCCGGCTGGACCGGTATGGCCGAGCTCGAGGTCCCTGGCAGCTTGCTCGACGAGCTGTACGAGTCCGGCTCCGCCGACTACGAGGAGGCGCGCGAGCTGCCCTGCCACACCGGGCTGGTGCTGCACAGCGAACGCGGCAGCGGCCTGGGGCGGATGACCGCGGACAAGCGCATCCGCCTGGTGCGCGGCGACCGCGAGGCGTTCGGGCTGCACGGCCGGTCGGCCGAGCAGCGCATCGCGTTGGACCTGCTGCTCGACGACGAGGTCGGCATCGTGTCGCTGGGCGGCCGGGCCGGTACCGGGAAGTCGGCGCTGGCCCTGTGCGCCGGGCTCGAGGCGGTCATGGAGCGCCGCGTGCACAAGAAGGTGGTCGTGTTCCGGCCGCTGTACGCAGTCGGCGGCCAGGACCTCGGCTACCTGCCGGGCAACGAGTCCGAGAAGATGAACCCCTGGGCCCAGGCGGTCTACGACACCCTCGGCGCCCTGACCACGCAGGACGTCATCGACGAGGTCGTGGCCCGCGGCATGCTCGAGGTGCTGCCGCTGACCCACATCCGCGGCCGCTCGCTGCACGACGCCTTCGTCATCGTCGACGAGGCCCAGTCGCTGGAGCGCAACGTCCTGCTCACGGTGCTGTCGCGGGTGGGCAGCAACTCCCGGGTCGTGCTGACCCACGATGTCGGCCAGCGCGACAACCTCCGCGTCGGCCGGCACGACGGCGTCGTCGCGGTGGCCGAGAAGCTCAAGGGCCACCCGCTGTTCGCGCACGTGACCCTGACCCGCTCGGAGCGTTCGCCCATCGCGGCGCTCGTCACCGAGATGCTGGAGAACATGTCCGGCTGA
- a CDS encoding lytic transglycosylase domain-containing protein, protein MHRRRRHLRRLGLGLGFITSIIVLATLVTGWVVDSAAPPNAVASMDSGALPQVNSKAQVTPQPSLERQLAEAAEAQVAAEAARAKAEAEAKAKAEAEAKAKAEAEAKAKAEAEAAARAEAERQAAAEEAARSLERAAEDPKSAARALMADYGWGDDQFSCLDRLWTRESNWRHTAENPSSGAYGIPQSLPASKMSRFGDDYRTNPITQIEWGLWYIDDRYGTPCEAWGHSEAVGWY, encoded by the coding sequence GTGCATCGCAGACGCAGACATCTGCGCCGGCTCGGTCTCGGGCTCGGATTCATCACATCGATCATCGTTCTGGCCACCCTCGTCACGGGGTGGGTCGTCGACTCGGCGGCACCGCCCAATGCGGTGGCCAGCATGGATTCGGGGGCGCTGCCCCAGGTGAACTCCAAGGCTCAGGTCACACCGCAGCCATCGCTGGAGCGGCAGCTCGCCGAAGCGGCCGAGGCTCAGGTCGCGGCCGAGGCGGCCCGGGCCAAGGCTGAAGCCGAAGCAAAGGCCAAGGCAGAGGCCGAAGCGAAGGCCAAGGCTGAAGCGGAGGCGAAGGCCAAGGCCGAAGCCGAGGCGGCCGCCCGCGCCGAGGCCGAACGGCAGGCGGCCGCGGAGGAGGCGGCCCGGTCGCTGGAGCGCGCCGCCGAGGACCCCAAGTCCGCCGCCCGCGCCCTCATGGCCGACTACGGCTGGGGCGACGACCAGTTCTCGTGCCTCGACCGGCTCTGGACCCGGGAATCGAACTGGCGGCACACGGCGGAGAACCCGTCGTCCGGCGCCTACGGCATCCCCCAGTCGCTGCCCGCGAGCAAGATGTCCCGCTTCGGTGACGACTACCGGACCAACCCGATCACCCAGATCGAGTGGGGTCTCTGGTACATCGACGACCGCTACGGCACGCCGTGCGAGGCGTGGGGGCACTCCGAAGCCGTCGGCTGGTACTGA
- a CDS encoding class II fumarate hydratase encodes MSDLEYRIEQDTMGEVRVPAAAKYRAQTQRAVENFPVSGTRIERSLIQALATIKSAAARVNADLGVVDADLAKGIHEAAVEVARGDFDEHFPIDVFQTGSGTSSNMNTNEVLATLASERTGQQVHPNDHVNASQSSNDVFPTAIHVAATGAVIGELIPALQHLERELSRKAAEFAGVVKSGRTHLMDATPVTLGQEFGGYAAQVAYGVERLQAVLPRVAEVPLGGTAVGTGINTPPGFAAAVIERIAADTGLPITEARNHFEAQGARDGLVELSGQLRTIAVSLYKISNDVRWMGSGPRAGLAEIALPDLQPGSSIMPGKVNPVIPEALCMVSAQVVGNDAAVAFAGAAGNFELNVMLPVIVRNLLESIRLLSNISRLFADRCVAGIEANEDRCREYAESSPSIVTPLNRYIGYEEAAKVAKQALAERKTIRQVVVERGYLDTGQLTEEQLDEALDVLSMTRPPSAG; translated from the coding sequence ATGAGCGACCTTGAGTACCGGATCGAACAGGACACCATGGGCGAGGTACGGGTCCCGGCCGCGGCGAAGTACCGCGCCCAGACCCAGCGGGCAGTCGAGAACTTCCCCGTCTCCGGCACGCGCATCGAGCGCTCGCTCATCCAGGCGCTGGCCACCATCAAGAGCGCGGCCGCACGCGTCAACGCCGACCTCGGGGTCGTCGACGCCGACCTGGCGAAGGGCATCCACGAGGCCGCCGTGGAGGTCGCCCGGGGCGATTTCGACGAGCACTTCCCCATCGACGTCTTCCAGACCGGTTCCGGCACGTCGAGCAACATGAACACCAACGAGGTCCTCGCCACCCTGGCCTCGGAGCGCACTGGCCAGCAGGTCCACCCCAACGACCACGTCAACGCCTCGCAGTCCAGCAACGACGTGTTCCCGACGGCCATCCACGTCGCCGCCACGGGCGCCGTCATCGGCGAGCTGATCCCCGCACTGCAGCACCTCGAGCGGGAGTTGTCGCGCAAGGCGGCCGAGTTCGCGGGAGTCGTCAAGAGCGGCCGCACGCACCTCATGGACGCCACCCCCGTCACGCTCGGGCAGGAGTTCGGCGGCTACGCCGCGCAGGTGGCCTACGGTGTCGAACGGCTGCAGGCGGTACTGCCGCGCGTGGCCGAGGTCCCGCTGGGTGGCACCGCCGTCGGCACCGGAATCAACACCCCGCCCGGCTTCGCCGCCGCCGTCATCGAGCGCATCGCCGCCGACACGGGGCTGCCCATCACCGAGGCCCGCAACCACTTCGAGGCGCAGGGCGCCCGCGACGGGCTGGTCGAGCTGTCCGGCCAGCTGCGCACGATCGCCGTCTCGCTGTACAAGATCTCCAACGACGTGCGCTGGATGGGCTCCGGACCGCGCGCCGGACTGGCCGAGATCGCACTGCCGGACCTTCAGCCCGGCTCGTCCATCATGCCCGGCAAGGTCAACCCGGTGATCCCCGAGGCGCTGTGCATGGTGAGCGCTCAGGTGGTCGGCAACGACGCCGCGGTGGCGTTCGCCGGGGCGGCCGGCAACTTCGAGCTCAACGTGATGCTGCCGGTCATCGTCCGCAACCTGCTGGAGTCGATCCGGCTGCTCTCGAACATCTCGCGACTGTTCGCCGACCGCTGTGTCGCGGGCATCGAGGCCAACGAGGACCGCTGCCGCGAGTACGCGGAGTCGTCGCCGTCCATCGTGACGCCGCTCAACCGCTACATCGGCTACGAGGAGGCGGCGAAGGTCGCCAAGCAGGCACTGGCCGAGCGCAAGACGATCCGGCAGGTCGTCGTCGAGCGCGGCTACCTCGACACCGGCCAGCTCACCGAGGAGCAGCTCGACGAGGCCCTCGACGTACTGAGCATGACGCGGCCCCCGTCGGCCGGCTGA
- a CDS encoding extracellular solute-binding protein produces the protein MGRRTVSVAAAATMVLGLAACGGDDGTPTLTWYINPDDGGQAELARRCTEAADGAYRIETSLLPREASAQREQLARRLAANDSSIDIISLDPPFIPEFAEAGFLAQIPDDIADAVTENVVQGAIDGATWRDEIVAVPFWANTQLLWYRRSVAEAAGLDPENEPVTWQQLIEAAQSQDKYLGVQGIRAEALTVWINALVTSAGGEILENPEAPADEVQLGLESEAGAAAAQVIEEIARNGLGGPGLGNQDENGAMLQFQGDRGSFMVNWPFVWAATLAGVEGGNLDQALVDDIGWALYPAVAEGEESRPPYGGINLGIGAFSAHTDLALEAAQCIVTPENQAYYMVTNGNPASNTEAYDDPEVRESFPMADLIRESLEAAAPRPQTPYYNEVSSGLQSTWHPPSSVTPDSSPEEATTLITEVLKGERLL, from the coding sequence GTGGGCAGGAGAACAGTCAGCGTTGCAGCGGCCGCCACCATGGTCCTCGGGCTGGCCGCGTGCGGCGGCGACGACGGCACTCCGACCTTGACCTGGTACATCAACCCCGACGACGGAGGACAGGCCGAGCTCGCGCGAAGATGCACCGAGGCCGCCGACGGCGCCTACCGCATCGAGACGTCGCTGCTGCCCCGCGAGGCGTCCGCGCAGCGCGAGCAGCTGGCCCGCCGGCTGGCAGCCAACGACTCGTCCATCGACATCATCAGTCTCGACCCGCCGTTCATCCCGGAGTTCGCCGAGGCGGGCTTCCTGGCGCAGATCCCCGACGACATCGCCGACGCCGTCACCGAGAACGTCGTGCAAGGCGCCATCGACGGCGCCACCTGGCGCGACGAGATCGTCGCCGTCCCGTTCTGGGCCAACACCCAGCTGCTGTGGTACCGCCGGTCGGTCGCGGAGGCCGCCGGTCTGGACCCGGAGAACGAGCCGGTCACCTGGCAGCAGCTCATCGAGGCCGCGCAGTCGCAGGACAAGTACCTCGGCGTGCAGGGAATCCGCGCCGAGGCGCTGACGGTGTGGATCAACGCGCTGGTGACGTCCGCCGGCGGCGAGATCCTGGAGAACCCCGAGGCCCCGGCCGACGAGGTCCAGCTCGGCCTGGAGAGCGAGGCCGGCGCGGCCGCCGCCCAGGTCATCGAAGAGATCGCCCGCAACGGCCTGGGCGGTCCCGGGCTGGGCAACCAGGACGAGAACGGCGCCATGCTGCAGTTCCAGGGCGACCGGGGCTCGTTCATGGTCAACTGGCCGTTCGTGTGGGCCGCGACGCTCGCGGGTGTCGAGGGCGGCAACCTCGACCAGGCGCTGGTCGACGACATCGGCTGGGCGCTCTACCCGGCGGTCGCCGAGGGCGAGGAGTCCCGGCCGCCCTACGGCGGCATCAACCTCGGCATCGGCGCCTTCAGCGCGCACACCGACCTCGCACTTGAGGCCGCCCAGTGCATCGTCACGCCCGAGAACCAGGCGTACTACATGGTCACCAACGGCAATCCGGCGTCCAACACCGAGGCCTACGACGACCCGGAGGTACGCGAGAGCTTCCCCATGGCCGACCTGATCCGGGAGTCGCTCGAGGCGGCGGCGCCGCGGCCGCAGACGCCGTACTACAACGAGGTGTCGTCCGGGCTGCAGTCGACCTGGCATCCGCCGAGCTCGGTGACGCCGGACTCCTCGCCTGAGGAGGCCACGACGCTGATAACCGAGGTGCTGAAGGGGGAGAGGCTGCTATGA
- a CDS encoding carbohydrate ABC transporter permease has product MSVTQAPDTVGADAGPPPPASDRARAERRLGWYLAGPAFVVMLLVTAYPIAQAFYESLFKYRLTDPDAREFSGLGNYLVVLSDGVWWRAVGVTVLITVITVAIEAVLGFALALVMHRALTTLRPILRTAILVPYAIITVVSAFAWFYAFDINSGFVNSWFSWVPGISENTNWFGEFSTSVTVIIASEIWKTTPFISLLLLAGLAQVPDELQEAAKVDGATWWQRMYKVTIPNMKAAIMVALLFRTLDAFRIFDNVFIMTQGANNTEVVSFLAYRQTISRLEIGLGSAVSVLLFLCVVLISFLFIRLFKVDLASARGER; this is encoded by the coding sequence ATGAGCGTGACACAGGCCCCGGACACCGTCGGTGCGGACGCCGGGCCACCCCCTCCCGCCAGCGACCGCGCCCGCGCGGAGCGGCGGCTCGGCTGGTACCTCGCCGGCCCCGCGTTCGTCGTGATGCTGCTGGTCACGGCGTATCCCATCGCCCAGGCGTTCTACGAGTCGCTGTTCAAGTACCGGCTCACCGACCCCGACGCGCGCGAGTTCAGCGGGCTCGGCAACTACCTGGTCGTGCTGTCCGACGGCGTGTGGTGGCGGGCGGTCGGCGTCACCGTGCTGATCACGGTCATCACGGTGGCCATCGAGGCGGTGCTGGGTTTCGCGCTGGCGCTGGTGATGCACCGGGCGCTCACGACGCTGCGGCCCATCCTGCGCACGGCCATCCTGGTCCCGTACGCCATCATCACCGTCGTCTCGGCGTTCGCCTGGTTCTACGCCTTCGACATCAACTCCGGGTTCGTGAACTCGTGGTTCAGCTGGGTGCCCGGCATCAGCGAGAACACCAACTGGTTCGGTGAGTTCAGCACCTCGGTGACGGTCATCATCGCGTCGGAGATCTGGAAGACGACGCCGTTCATCTCGCTGCTGTTGCTGGCCGGGCTGGCGCAGGTGCCGGACGAACTGCAGGAGGCGGCGAAGGTCGACGGCGCCACCTGGTGGCAGCGGATGTACAAGGTCACCATCCCGAACATGAAGGCGGCCATCATGGTCGCGCTGCTGTTCCGGACCCTCGACGCGTTCCGCATCTTCGACAACGTCTTCATCATGACCCAGGGCGCGAACAACACCGAGGTCGTGTCCTTCCTGGCGTACAGACAGACGATCAGCCGGTTGGAGATCGGCCTCGGGTCGGCGGTGTCGGTGCTGCTGTTCCTGTGCGTCGTCCTGATCAGTTTCCTGTTCATCAGGCTTTTCAAGGTCGACCTGGCCAGTGCGAGGGGTGAGCGGTGA